The DNA region CTGGGCATATTCTCTCCTTCCTGCTTTTCTTCAGGGGGCAAAATTATGCACATAGGTTCATAACGCAAGTGTTTTTTTATGGAAAACAAAAAAAGCTATATTTCAGCAAAAACACTGAAATATAGCTTTTAAACTATTAATTACTTCTGGTTATGGTGCCAGGTAAAGATTCTCTTCTACAATATAACCTTCATTATTTTCAAACCAGTCATTATAAATATCCCCGCTGCTTTCTGCCCAATCATCAACGTAGTTATAGGCATCAATAATTTGAATTCTCTCAAGAGGATAAGTCCATTCAATTGGGAGATTAATAGCCCACGGTAGATTAGTAGCTGTTTTATAATAGCGATCAGATCCCGGATTTGAATCATCATCATCAGTGCCAAAAAGTGTAGGATCAGCTAAGATTGTTGGAGGCATATCAGGCAGATGAATTTCTTTTCCAGTAACCTGATCTACAATAATAAAGGGATTATATGGTGGTTCTAACCAGGGGAAAGTGCTCTCATCAACTGCTTCAGTAAGTTTTAGATAAAATTCAAAGTTTACAGGGTCCAAATATGGATCACTGATTTGAGTATTAACAAAAGTGCTGTTTTCCGGTTTATTCATAACTTCCAGAGCATTACTAAAGAATTTCACAATTGCTGAATTATCACCAGAAATGATACCATTTCCATTAAGTTCTGGAGTAAATGTTAATGTTTCCACATTTCCAGTCAGGAAAGGCATTTCAATGGCAAAGCCATTTTCATAAGAAGCACCAGAAGCTCTTAGAGTGAAATATCCATAAACTTCCAGAAGGTAATCACTGGGATCATCCACTGTCTCAAAACGATAATTAATTATTACATCATTAAAATCATAATCTCCCATCAGGGGCCATAAGTCTTCAAAAGCAAGTGTTCCCCAGTTTAAGGTTAAACTGTCAGTTGCAGGGAAGTGGTTCAAGAATGCTCTGGTTTCATCGTATGGGAAATCATCGTCATCATTTAATACACCATCATTATCATCATCATCAAAAACCCCACGAGGACATTCAGTGGATATAGAATCTGCTCTGGCGAATCCTTCACCCAAGGTACCTCCCAGTTTCCATTTGATATAGAAAATTTCATCATCCCTATATCCATCACCGGGAAATTCGACAGTGAAAACATCTACATGACGCCCAGGATCGAAAACAGTAGGCTGTCCCATATCCTGATTTGGAGTGTTTTGCAACTTATTCATAGGACCAATTGGTATCTGCTGCACAACATCATAATCATTTCTATAACCAAAATGAGCTAAAAATAAGCCATCACCCAAATGCTCAATACATTCCAGTATCGGATGGATTTGATCTTCACAGCGAGTTCCACCACCCCTTTCTTCTTCTTCAGAAGGTGGATAGAAATCATAGTCAATAATATCACCTGTTATTGTGTAAACTGCTTCCAGATCTTCTACTTCACTAAAATAAAGTTTCACATCATTTACGTCATTTGGAATGCTTACAACGCCCTGATAACCATCATCTAAATCAATCCGCCCTTTCTTCAAAAGATTGTCTTCCATATCATAAATATAGAAAACTCCTGCATAAAGAGCTCTAAATGTAACTTCTACATCTCTGTGTGTTGTAAAATTGAAGTCATCCGCTATCACAAGATCAGTCATACTAATTGGATCTGTTACTGTATTATCATCACTGCTTGAACAACTGACTATCGCTAATGCAAATGAAAAAATGATAAATAACCAAATTACACCGTTAATTTTTTTCATAATTTTAATACCTCCATTTTGAATTACGCAATTTCAATTCCATATGCAAAATAAATATTATTATTTTTTACCTTAAGTGGTTTTAATAACCACTATTAAGGGTTTTTTAGAAAACAATATTTCTCATTATAGGCTTTAATTTGAATTAAATATTCACACATTATACCGATAATGGGCATTTAAATCTCCAAATCGGTCAGAAGTTGCAGCGATAATTTCATATTTCTTCCACGATAATAGAGCTATTAGTGTAAATGCATATACCGGAAGCAATTTGAAGAGACTCCTCGGCAATCTCCTTTGCGGAAAGGTCACTGAATTTTACCAGAGCTTTTGCTGCTGCAAGGGCAAAATTTCCTCCAGAACCAATAGCTACCACTCCATCATCCGGCTCAAGTACATCACCATTACCTGTGAGTACCAGCAGGTTCTCTTTATCACCAACTATCATCATCGCTTCCAGATGCCTGAGCATTTTATCTGA from Candidatus Stygibacter australis includes:
- the hslV gene encoding ATP-dependent protease subunit HslV, with amino-acid sequence MESMHGTTIIGIKHNGKIAIGGDGQVTLGNTVMKATARKIRRLYDDKVVVGFAGATADAFTLTEKFEERLKQYKGNLLRSAVELAKEWRSDKMLRHLEAMMIVGDKENLLVLTGNGDVLEPDDGVVAIGSGGNFALAAAKALVKFSDLSAKEIAEESLQIASGICIYTNSSIIVEEI
- a CDS encoding LruC domain-containing protein, with amino-acid sequence MKKINGVIWLFIIFSFALAIVSCSSSDDNTVTDPISMTDLVIADDFNFTTHRDVEVTFRALYAGVFYIYDMEDNLLKKGRIDLDDGYQGVVSIPNDVNDVKLYFSEVEDLEAVYTITGDIIDYDFYPPSEEEERGGGTRCEDQIHPILECIEHLGDGLFLAHFGYRNDYDVVQQIPIGPMNKLQNTPNQDMGQPTVFDPGRHVDVFTVEFPGDGYRDDEIFYIKWKLGGTLGEGFARADSISTECPRGVFDDDDNDGVLNDDDDFPYDETRAFLNHFPATDSLTLNWGTLAFEDLWPLMGDYDFNDVIINYRFETVDDPSDYLLEVYGYFTLRASGASYENGFAIEMPFLTGNVETLTFTPELNGNGIISGDNSAIVKFFSNALEVMNKPENSTFVNTQISDPYLDPVNFEFYLKLTEAVDESTFPWLEPPYNPFIIVDQVTGKEIHLPDMPPTILADPTLFGTDDDDSNPGSDRYYKTATNLPWAINLPIEWTYPLERIQIIDAYNYVDDWAESSGDIYNDWFENNEGYIVEENLYLAP